The Microbacterium sp. W4I20 genome segment TCCTCCGCGATCCGCGCGGCGGCCGTCGTGCCGGTCACTCCCGCGCCCACGACGGCGACACGGCGCCGAGACGCCGTCATCCGTCGATGAAGTGCTTGGCGATGCGGTTCCCGATGAACTGCACCAGCTGCACGAGGGCGATCAGGACGACGATGATCAGGATCATCACGGCGTAGTCGAACCGCTGGTAGCCGTAGGTGAGCGCCAGGTTGCCGAGCCCGCCTCCGCCGACCACGCCGGCGACGGCGGTCGCGTCGATCAGGGCGACGAAGATGAACGTCAGCGACAGCAGCAACGGCCCGAAGGCCTCGCGCACCACGAAGCCGAACAGGATGTGCAGCGGAGACGCCCCGAACGACTTGGCCGCCTCGATGACGCCCGGATCCACCGCGACGAGGTTCGACTCGGCCACGCGGGCGATCCCGACGGAGGCCGCGATCGTCAGCGGCAGGATCGCGGCGGCCGGACCGATGCTGGTGCCGATGAGCGCCCGGGTCAAGGGTGTGAGCGCGATCAGCAGGATGATGAACGGGATCGGCCGCAGGGTGTTCACCACGATGTTCAAGGTCGTGTGCACCACGCGGCTGTGCAGCAGCTGGCCGGGACGCGTGGCGTACAGGAAGATGCCGAGGATCAGACCGATCACGGAGGCGAGGAA includes the following:
- a CDS encoding methionine ABC transporter permease, with amino-acid sequence MVTFDVLDLEVVIPKVARALGETLFMVTVAFFLASVIGLILGIFLYATRPGQLLHSRVVHTTLNIVVNTLRPIPFIILLIALTPLTRALIGTSIGPAAAILPLTIAASVGIARVAESNLVAVDPGVIEAAKSFGASPLHILFGFVVREAFGPLLLSLTFIFVALIDATAVAGVVGGGGLGNLALTYGYQRFDYAVMILIIVVLIALVQLVQFIGNRIAKHFIDG